From a single Sus scrofa isolate TJ Tabasco breed Duroc chromosome 13, Sscrofa11.1, whole genome shotgun sequence genomic region:
- the LOC100518807 gene encoding keratin-associated protein 10-12 encodes MAASNLSVCSSDLSYGSRVCLPGSCDSCTSSSWQWDDCPESCCEPPCCAPSGCAPASCLTLICTPASCVSNPCLSGCTSSCTTSCCQQSSCQPSCCTSSPCQQDCCVSLCCTPVCCKPVCCEASPCSDSSYCQPSCCTSSPCQQACCVPVCCRPVCCRPVCCRPVCCTPVCCTPACCEASPCSASSCCQPSPCPSSCCRPSSSVSLLCRPVCRPACCVPVSSCCAPASSCQPSCRRPASCVSLLCRPACSRPACF; translated from the coding sequence ATGGCCGCCTCCAACCTGTCTGTCTGctccagtgacctgagctacgGCAGCCGGGTCTGCCTGCCTGGTTCCTGTGACTCCTGCACCAGCTCCTCCTGGCAGTGGGACGACTGTCCGGAGAGCTGCTGTGAGCCCCCCTGCTGCGCCCCCAGCGGCTGCGCCCCAGCATCCTGCCTGACCCTCATCTGCACCCCAGCGAGCTGCGTGTCCAACCCCTGCCTGTCAGGCTGCACCAGCTCCTGCACCACCTCCTGCTGCCAGCAGTCTAGCTGCCAGCCGTCCTGCTgcacctcctccccctgccagcAGGACTGCTGTGTGTCCCTCTGCTGCACACCTGTGTGCTGCAAGCCCGTGTGCTGTGAGGCCTCCCCCTGCTCAGACTCTTCCTACTGCCAGCCGTCCTGCTGCACCTCATCCCCCTGCCAGCAGGCCTGCTGTGTGCCCGTCTGCTGCAGGCCTGTCTGCTGCAGGCCCGTCTGCTGCAGGCCTGTCTGCTGCACACCTGTGTGTTGCACACCGGCGTGCTGCGAGGCCTCCCCCTGCTCGGCCTCCTCGtgctgccagcccagcccctgcccctcgtCCTGCTGCAGACCCTCGTCCTCCGTGTCCCTCCTCTGCCGGCCCGTGTGCCGCCCTGCCTGCTGCGTGCCCGTTTCCTCCTGCTgtgcccctgcctcctcctgccaGCCCAGCTGCCGCCGCCCGGCCTCCTGCGTGTCTCTGCTCTGCCGTCCCGCGTGCTCCCGCCCCGCCTGCTTCTGA